Below is a window of Gopherus evgoodei ecotype Sinaloan lineage chromosome 21, rGopEvg1_v1.p, whole genome shotgun sequence DNA.
GGTGAATGAGTCTCAGAatgtaccaatttttaaaaataaaaatcaaattataaAGAGACAAATTCTGTCTGTTTTCAGTGTGTGAATGACAGCCTCTCTTCACTGATGTGTGGAAAAGCtgaaactttctttctttctttctttgtttctttctttctttctcaccaCTCCTACGAAATATGTCAAGCCCTAAAATGGAACTCCTACTCTTATACAGAAGCACATAGGGACTGATTTTAAAGTGATATTAAATTCCATTGAGAGTTAGGCACttgaatatatttaaaatctaGCCCTTATTCATTTGAGTAGTCTTCTTGAGTCAGATTTATTCAGACACCTAGTGAGATTCTCAAAAGCATCTCGGCACCTATCACCCATTGTAACCATTGGTTGTTAGATGCCTATGGAATAGATGCACAAAGGGACTTTGACATCCAATTGCCAATTTAGGGGCCTAATCCCagtcactgggattcacaaaatccctgctcagctgctaCCAGACTCCATGGCTGCCTAAATTAACTTGGCACCTAAGTTTTTTGCAGAAAAAGCTCCTTGGGCATCTATATTTCCACTTttagccttttttttcccctgtgggaGCTCCACTGATGCTTTGCCCAAGGCCTCGCCcctgctccatctcttccccaAAGACCTTGCCTTCACTGTGCCTCTTCAGGCCCCTACTCTTCCATCTCCCCCGAGacttcctccccccgccctgtGAGCACACCGCTCATGACTCTCTGCCTTCCCCGAGCACATCCCACCAGCCCCTCACTGCTCCACTGGCCATCCCAGggcctgctgaacagctgatcggaACCTGTGCCCTGGGGCCCAGAAGCATTGTGGCCAgctggtgctgagcacccccctTTTTTTCTATGGGTGCTTGATCCCCAGAGTACCCAGGAAGTTGGCACCTAAGTGGCAAGTGCACTATTCCTTCCCTCTAGATGTCTGGACACTGAAGCCCAGAGTGATGCACAAAACAAGGGAATACAGACCTAACTCACCTGAAGGTCCCCACATGGTAAATGTGCTCAGTGGGGGAGAAGtaatttgaacagggatctgccacctctcaggtgattGCCCTCGCCCTTGGGTTATGGGATATTCAGATATGGGGCTCTCTCAGTCCCGGAGTTAGGCAGCAAACTCCCTGAGCATCAGCATCTCCTATTGGCTGGTTTAGCAGGGAGTCACCTAGCATGCGGACTTTTGTCAGTCCCATTCTGAGGCACCTAGCTCTCCCTGTTTATTGCACAGGATGTCTGGGCACATAACTCAGGTTTGTGAATCCCAATGATTTTCTTGGCACCTAAAACTGAGCTGCGATGGCACTGAGCTGTGCAAAGCCTAAATTCCTTTCTGAATATGGCCCacggtgccactgaaaatccctCTACATGCTGTACACCTATAAATATCTGGCCTATTGCTTCAGCGGGATTGTGAAAGTCAGCAACTGCTAAACAATGACACAGAGATATTGTTCAGGGGTATGATGTTAAGGGGATAACAATTGGTCTCTTAATTTATGGAGGGGAATTACATTCATATCACTTTACATTTTTTAATCAGTTTGCTGACTGGGCACAATCgtggtgccactgaagtcaacgggagtccTACTACTGATTCCAATGGGAAGAAGATGAGAACTTATTGCCAAACAAATGTTGACACTAGCTATTGTCCTCACATGTGCCAACTCCATGCCCTACTCTCTGAGCCAAGAGATAgcgggacagattctgatctcatggcctgatccaaaggcaatTGAAATAAAGggagttcttccattgacctcaaaggATATGGTATCAGGCCCTCATTAATACACAAAGGGcccagctggtgaaaatcagcagaggtcaactgaagtcaatgactcaATGGAGGTATGATGATCTCCACTAGCTTCATATCTGGCCCACTGATGGTAAAGGGGTTgcaatgatttacaccagctaggtATCTGgacccattgactgcagtggcacTATGGCTGCTTCATACCAACTGGGGTTTCAGTGAGTTGAGCTTTgccaattgacaccagctggggatctaggCTTTtgactgaagttaatggaatgacTATCAGCTTTGCATGGAATTGAACTGGGCCTCTTAATGAGAGGCATTTTGTGGATTTTTTCACTTAAGTCACATAATCTATTCTGTCACATTTGATTTGATTTGGTTCTGTTTAGGTGCTTACCAAAATCACCCCAGATGCCTATCTGCctctttaggtgtctaaatgcctttgaaaatatggccctaagtgacttagaagcccaAGTCCCATAGTTTATTTCTGTGAGACTTTTACATCAGCGTCCATTGAAAGGAGTATGTACAGTCTGACAATGTTCAGAGGAAAGGGTAAGCAACCATGCAAAGTAGAATCAAGAGGCTGGTTTTCTTCACACAGAGGTGGCTGTCAGCTGTCCCTGCCAATGCATCTCCAGTTTAAAGTTATTGTACTAGCAATAAGTACAGATTCCACTTACATTCAGCGTCCCGTTTTATCAGATGCTGCGCTACATATGGTCAGAAAAAGTCTGTGCTCCTGCAAAAGTCACCATGTAAACTGATTGAGCTGGAGAAAGGAAGCATCAAAATTCACATTATACAGATGGGCACCTGAGAAACAGTGGGATTAAGGTTGAGATTCTCAAAGCTCTCTAAGACTTTAGACACTAAAGTCCTATTAAAGTTAATGAGAATTGAGCACTCAAATCTTTTAGCATCTCAGCGTAAGTAGCCTGCCCAAGTTCACATGGGGAGCTAGAAATAGATCCCAGATTTCCCAAGTCACAGTCCAACATCTTCATCACAAAACCATCTACCCCCATTTTTCCTCTTCCAAGGCACTTAGACTTAGCCTCTGATTCATCACCCTTACATTTTGTCTGAGATTTTAAAATGAGCCAGAGGGAGTTAGATGCTAATTCACGTAGGCCGCTGAAAGTCCCTACCTTTCCCTATAATATTCACCAGCTCAGACCATTGTTCTATGGAAGTGTCTTGTAGGAATTCCACTGTCTCTGGCACCTATTGTTGTCCATCCCAGTTACCTGCCCACTGTTGAATTGCCTTGCTACTCAGGGAGCTCAGTGTAAAAAGCCTTTCTTTTTTAGTTGTCTTCTCAGGGCCACGTTCacttccttgttcctcaggctgtagatcaaaGGGTTCAGCATGGGGATGACAATGGTGTAGAACACAGAGACAACTTTACTTTGATCTGGGGAGATTATGGCCCCAGGCTGAGCATACATAAAGAAGACTGTCCCAAAGAACAAGCTCACAACCACCAGGTGGGaagtgcaggtggagaaggctctgCATCTTCCCTCAGCAGAGGGTATCCGCGTGACAGTGGTGATAATGTAACCGTAGGAGATAAGGACGACCAGGCCAGTGCTCACTATGATGAACCCACACACTGCCAGCATCACCATTTCATTGGCAAAGGTGTCAGAGCAGGAGGCTTGCATCACTGCAGGGACATCACAGAAGAAGTGGTCAATTTTCCCTGGCCTGCAGAAGGACAAGGTGAATGTAAAGCCTGTTTGGATGCTGCAGTTGAGGCAGCCTGAGAGATAGGAGCCTGCCACTAGGAAAGCACAAGTTCTCTTGGACATTGTGATTGGATAGCGCAGTGGGTTGCAAATGGCGACGAAGCGGTCGTAAGCCATCACGGCTAAGAAGAATGCCTTGGTGGtcccaaagagagagaagaagaacaTTTGAGCAGCACAGCCATTGTAGGAGATGGCTCTGCGCCCCATTAAGAAGCATAGCAGGGCGTTGGGGGCAGTGATGGAGGAGTAGCAGAGGTCCAGGAAGGACAGGTTCTTCAGGAAGAAGTACACGGGGGTGTGGAGCCTGGAGTCAGAACTGATGATGGTGATCATGCCAACATTCCCCACCAGGGTGACAGTGTACAGAACCAagaagaagacagagaggaagaCTTGCAGTTCGGGATGGCCTCCGAATCCCACCAGGATGAACTCAGACACCGTTGTGTGGTTTTCCATGGCTCTTTTTGTATATGGAGGAAAGAAGAGACAATTTGGGAAGAATTTTGTTTCCTCAATGAGCTCCAATCACCATGTTGGTATACACTAGCTGTCAGCAGACACATGCAGTGGAACAATCCATTGCAACTCTCGGCATCGGTCAGAGAAGACAATACATAAGTATCACTCTTTCTTGCAACAGGTATTGTGCTTCTTCATCATAAGCAAACATCCACATGTGAAGTTTATCATGTTGGAAGTAGACTGGTCCTGAAAGTTGAAAGAAGGTTGAAAATGAGTGAGAGAACTTTTACAAGCCAGAAAAACTGTAATAAAAATGTAGACCTAAATACATATATTTCATAAAAAATCTAGAAAAAAAAAGGAGTGAGGGGAAGTAGAGAAAGAGATTAGAAAGGGAAAACGGAAAATGTGTGAaatagatagatgatagatagatagatagatagatagatagatagatagatagatagatagatagatagatagatagatagatagatagatagatgtgaaACCTTAAGTATGGAAATTTTGGAGGGAAGTTAGATGGTAATCTGTTAGATAAGAACCAACACTTACATTTTTACAAGAGCCAATCTCATGACAGTTTCTTCATTCATAATGGCAGAAAACTAAGCCTTTCACCTCACAAGAGTTCAGCCCAATCCAATCCAAGCCAATTTGTCTTCTAGCTAGAAAACCGTTTGCCTGATTCATGTCCAAAGATCACTTCTTTACTCCTCATTTGAAAGAGGAGAAAAGGGGTCCAAATTTTACTTTTGCTgagactggtgtaaatcaggaacagATGTGAAGCCACATTGCTTGATGCTGTACTAGAAAGTGCTTGGATACTAGCACGAGGAGTGCAGTTTAAAAACCTATTTAGAACAAAATAGAATATGAAAATATGTGTTAAACTCAACcattttctcctctcccccacccggatgtaaatcaggagtacctCCATTGGCATCAGCAggactgattctgctctcactcactCCAATGTTATTCTAGTGTATCCCCAAAATGGCCAGTGTAGAACTTTGTTGTAAAGTTGGCTTAAGAGACAACAGAATCAGATATCATGTGTCCTTATGTTTAATTGTCTGACTGCACCACAGagccagtttctctctctccacctcccacccactaTAAACtagtaattattttaaattaactctTCTGCCTTTTCTAACTTAGGTGTCTTCCCACTCAAGAAGGACTAATATTTTATCACCAAAAACAAATCAGGGTAGCTACTGGAAACATGACATGGTCAGATGATACTAAAATTACTTACTTTTCAGGAATATACACCACCACAGTGATTCACAGATAATCCATTGggcttatttcattttaaaaagtggatcTTAAGAAAtatgataaagaaaaaaataagaaaaaaacaaaacaaacccctgagATTTGAAACGTTCAGAAATCATATGACAGGGAAGCAATGATAAAAGTGCTTCCTTGATTTCACTGATTTCTTacacaagagaaaaaaatatgagTTTTCCATCTGCATACATTTGTGATTATATTTCTGAATGTAGCTCATCTTTATATATTGTGCTCTATGATACCATAGGAAGCAGCAGCACCTTTCTTAGCTGACTCTGAGTAACTCTGAATGTTTCGTTAACTCACCCTTTACCTGCTTTTTAAAGTGACTTTCCTTTTCCCATAGGACACATTCTTTAAGCAGTCAATTAACTTTGTTTTCCACTTGTGTATAAGGATGTGATCTTTTTAAGAACTAAGAAACTATGAATTGCTGGTGCTGTAGAAAGAGTAGATCGCACTGGAGAATTTGCTCACTGACTGCTAAATTTCAGAATGTTTTGTAAACAACTATTTGAGTGGCAGGATGGGTCCATGGTTAGGTCTCTTGACTTGGACTTTAGACACCTAGGTTTGGGTCCCTACTTTGTCATAGACTTCCCGTGTCACttaggtcagatttttaaagggattaaGATGCCTACCAATGCAGAGAGGTGCCTAATGCACATTAAAATCAGTTTGAAGTCACCAGGAGTTAGGTATgtaagtgcttctgaaaatctctgTAGGTTCTTGTCagcatctttagacacctaaataccttttagaaAACTGACCCTAAGTAACACAGGAAGCCTGTAGCAGAAGAGGGCCTTGAACCAGCCCCGGCACACAcactaaccactggatcatccttcctttcTTTAGCTCTAGCTCACACACATGATCCAACAGGTTTCTTGACCACTCTCAGGCTTATCTCTAACATTTGGATTCTCCGAAGGAGAGGCGCTGGCTTGAATAGTTTTGGTGGATGAAAAGTCCCATAACTTTGTTGATTGACTAGGGCTACAACCCACTCCCATTGTTAACGCTTCCATTGATTGCAACAGGAATAGGACAAGGCCTATTGCTAtggagcctggggctggagaCGTCCCACTGTGCAATACTGTGCTGGGTGTAGTCCCCACTGCCCTGGGAAATTtttacaaaaatgattttttggtgaaaaattaaaaaatgcaaaatattcaaaATGACGCCCTGGAGCATCATGAACATCATGATAGGTTCAATGCCTTATGCACCCCTCCTTCTCTTGGGGCCGCAGTCTTCTGCTGGACCACACATCCAATTATGCACCAGTTTTTCTCCTTGTTATATGGAGTGGGTGTGTGCTATGGGAGGTGTATTCTGGCCATAGACCCCAGCCCATAGTGGAAAATGGCAACAGAGGCCACCCAAACTACAACTACTAAGAGACACAATGGTGTCATTGTGAATAGAAATATTTTGGGGTTTG
It encodes the following:
- the LOC115638206 gene encoding olfactory receptor 12-like, translating into MENHTTVSEFILVGFGGHPELQVFLSVFFLVLYTVTLVGNVGMITIISSDSRLHTPVYFFLKNLSFLDLCYSSITAPNALLCFLMGRRAISYNGCAAQMFFFSLFGTTKAFFLAVMAYDRFVAICNPLRYPITMSKRTCAFLVAGSYLSGCLNCSIQTGFTFTLSFCRPGKIDHFFCDVPAVMQASCSDTFANEMVMLAVCGFIIVSTGLVVLISYGYIITTVTRIPSAEGRCRAFSTCTSHLVVVSLFFGTVFFMYAQPGAIISPDQSKVVSVFYTIVIPMLNPLIYSLRNKEVNVALRRQLKKKGFLH